From Quercus robur chromosome 8, dhQueRobu3.1, whole genome shotgun sequence:
CTAAttgtaaaatctaaaaatttttataactgAAGTAGTCATGAAGATGTTATAATTTTGgatattcataagtttttttagGATATGGAGGTCTAGTTACGCTCTAtttgttttaaagaaaatattgtgtaaaaatggCTTTTTGTGTTTTCCAGTGTTTGTAGCATTAGaaaaaatgagtcaaatgaaaaatatatttggtcaacataaaaagtatgacttatttttagaaattgttttccacaaattatttatttttgggaaaacaACTCAATTTCATAGTAAACTAAATaaggaaagttaaaaaaatgtttttcaattcatttaagGTTACTAtcaaatataggaaaatgagatagttttataaaaaaactttttttagaaaatgatttattttctagaaaatattattgCTGAAACAAATAGAACAGggcaattaaattttaataaatggaAGTGTTTTTAgccatttttcctttgtttgatTATGTTCTCTTTATGTTGGTACACAAATGATTTCATCTCATTTAGATAATGAATACAATGTTTGTGATTGGGGTCTTGGGATTTGGTGGTGAGATTGGAATGGTTGAGAAAGTGTTTAATAAGTGTTCAGTTATAAAAATAAAGGCTACTTTTtatctagattttattttaatcattttaatattaaatttataataaaatatagttttttgtcTAAGCACTATTTAGTTAATTCTAACCGCATATATCTAGATTAGTAAAGAAAATCGCCTCAATAGTGAGAAACTACTACTAGAAttagaaaaatttataagatatgaattaagaaaatcaggTTTCAAAGAATTCAACAATAGTGTGAgaaaatatcataaatattatacaacaaaatgGGTATTACATAGGGTCTttataaaaacacataaaaattattttccaattaaattacaaaatatttgtgCATTGCGTGGGACATTGTCCAGTTGTGAAAGAGtgacattttttatttcattaaactttttttttttcagaaaaaggaagaagaagagtaaaTCTAGCTGTTAAAGAGTACATAAATATCATCCTATAATTCCCATCAACGTCGACCCaataaaagcaaaagcaaaaagtCACATTGCTCTTTTGCTGCCACGTCCTTCTCTAAGCTATCTATCTTCTCTCTAAGCAAAGGCAACAATTCTCTACCTCGTGCACATGTAGGAGGGTCAAGACAAACAAAGTATCCACAAGTATCATCAACCTTGCagcaagaaaaagattaaacatAATTAATACTTAAATAACAGAGAGACAGATCGAGAGATATTATTTTCAGATTCAATAAGTTTGGACACGAAAAATTCCACAAATTGTTAAAGTAGTATATTATGACATGCGTCtacttatattttctattcttaATTCGTTAATGTCTCTTTAAGTTTTAAGTACGGTAAGTTAGCTTACTGACATAAACGTTAGTTGAGAATAGATGTTCccagtggttttttatttttatttttatttttttttattgagagagTTTTAATATTTGATGTCCACTCctaatgatagttctttattatcaaattaaaacaccaatcaattttttatatagatagAAATTGAATTCCCGATCTCTTATTCATTAGacttaaaagtgataaaaaaaaatatatacatattattaGAATTCATTATTAGAATTCAGAAGACATCACATGGCTTTTTTTTCATGgctcttttttctttagtttatatatatatatatatatatatatttcagcGCTTAGGTATGATTGTGAATGTCTATCACATGCAAAGACATTTCACACCTCTTTCACTTTTCTTTAAGCTCCAGCGGCTTGTTTCTACCATGAATCTAGATATTTGTAAgacttaaaactttttttttttttttttttttttatacaaaatagaaattctactctaatataatctaagtgtatatgtgtgtgaaactttttCTTGGATACTTGTATCTTGACCATTGCGCCAAAGATGCATGGTAGTGTAAgacttaaaacctaaaaattaagaaGTTAACGTATTAAGAAtagaaaagaataaatagaCGCATGTTATCCGTTGAGTAGTGGAGCATGAACTGGAACAGGATTTTTTACACAGAGGATTGATGCGCATTCGAaacaactaattaattaattttctattcttttatttCATGCTCCTAATACATGCAAAACAAAGatgacataaaaaataataataatataaaaataaaattgatgattttagaaatgaaacttaaaatggaaaaattcattcatatatattttaacaaaacgCGTGAAGTTATTGTGCGCtttattagtctttttttttttttttttttttgttgagaatgaCGCTTTATTAGTCGATTTTGAATATGCTATTGAATTTGACATTCCTTTCTTATTTGAGTATTGCTCTTACTTTTCTAGTCCACATATGTGggttaataataatagtaggtTCTGTTTTATTTTGGACTCAAGATTAATGTTTACTAATGCATGATTGAGCAAAGAACTATACATTTGTTACTGGATGATTTGATCTTAGATGGTTGACTTGGTGCAATGGAAATCAAAATGTCAGTCTCCGCTTCCTCCAGTaggaattttatatttttctcataGAAAAAGGTTTCTTACTCTTTTGGAACCgcaaaaatataatcaaaatgTTACTTTCTACTTAATTGCTAATTGTAAAATCTGAAAATGTTAAAATCTGCAGTAATCATTAAGATGTTATAATTCTAGATATTGATTTATGGTTAAAAGAATACGCCAACTTGCTCATCATTAGGCCACTGGTGTAACCCTCCAGTGGCCATACCTACCATTTGGTTTTTGATTCCATTGCCATGATAAGTCACTAGTTCCTTGCTTTCATTAGGGGTTCGTTTGGTTCAAGAGGTAGAAAAgtgaaatgatagaaaatggtgAAATGATGGAAAAgcgggaggatagaaaagattttaatttctctcatttttgtttggttgagagtaGAAAAGTGAATGAatggaaaaagtgagtttgcataaatttactcatataccagtgttaaaaaatgatggccaattaaaacaaaaaaagtgacaaaaaaaaaacaattacccaatttattaaaaaataaaaatcaagtaaaaaaatcatgtctagttaaacaaagaaaaaagaagaagaagaagaagaagaagaagaaggcaacATCCAGcccaggaaaggaaaaaaaaaaaaaaaaaaaaagacgcaCGTCCCCAAGACagcacaacaacaacaacaacaacaaaaaaggatGGAATTAGACGAATTGCCAGGATGGAATTGGACGAATtgcccatgtgcaagtgcatATGAACATTTTTGTCTATTAAGTAGTTTCATTTTCTCCTTTCAGATTTAATttctccaatttggagagaaaactttttggtaaGCCCTGGAAGAAAACACCTAGGCCATACCATTTATTTTACTTCCTCTCCATCCAATTAAACAAACTCCAAAAAGTtttcattcttattttttctccaaaatttttcatttacCTTATTTCACCTCCAAAAACACACCCTAAGGTTGGACATGGGCTCAAGTTAAGCCATTAGACGAAAgcacatactttttttttttttttttttttttttttttaaattttattttatttaattttaccCTTTGATTGAAATGCTCAAGCATTTTATGTGGTAGAGAATATCTGACCAAAGTTTGAGAGGACCAATCAATTAGACTTTcgttatttatttttagcaaaaatactAATTTGGTCTATACATTTTAGTAATAGCTAATTTGGTctatgttattttaaatttgttgtcaATTCAATTCTTACTATTAATTCACTAGGGACATGAATTAATGGTAAAGATCAAATTGACTATAGTAGTTTCAAATTGTTCTAAAACAACGTTCTAGGATTGGCTCTTTAGCTTCAAACCATTCTGATCAAAGTGCTTAGGGGAAATGGTTCAAGTAACGTGGTTagtagcatattgtaattatttctagAAAAAAGGTTGGTGATAATTAGGTTaagattctctctctttgtaGCACATGAAAATAACTCTTTAAAATATCTTTTGAGTCGTGCTATAATATCACCTCTTATTTATACACTTTCATGTAGGGAACAAAAAACCAAGACAACATTGACTtggtcaaaacatgtcaaaTTTAGTTTTCCTGTTTTTTGATCAATCAATCCATTTCAAGAATTTGCTTTTGATTGATTGAGCtgtgattaaaatttaaaaggccGTTGAAGACTCTTGTTTGATCAATTGAGCGTCAGGGtcgtcaaaatttttaaattttgtcttCTTTGATGTACATCTTGAACATTACAACTTGAACTTCGATAACACATTACATACTCTATTGAAATCTTAACTTTCCACTTTGTCACCAAAATTAGTGTGCATTTTATTGCATTTACTATTATTGTTTTAGAATTGGTGATTGATTATTGTGGTTGAATTACTTATTGGAATACAcataaattattcaattaatacCAACTAATCCACTGCATAAATAATTTGGGGTCCAAGATTTTCCTAAAATGTTTTCCATGGTTTATATAAAATAAGTCAAAATGgtgaaaaacattttctatgAGAAGTGGGAGTAGTTTTCTACAATTTCCTTATGGCCTCCCCCATTCATTTCTTCTTGCTCCTAAAACCATCACCATGACCACTATCACCTTCACCACAACCATTGCTAATTCTATCACTGCCACCACTACTATCTTTGAGGCCGCTACCATTAGTACGCTCACCTAAACCAGCATTGAGTCTATATgaaatattaatgatttttaagCATATTAAATGATGTATATAAAATGGTTTTTTCAAGTTCATATTCAGATTCGCTACAGTAAACATCAATACTAGTCActctttttggaatttttttttcaaggaaaatgttttccatcgaaacaaagaaacaaaagaaagcaTTTGAGAGAATACAATTATCATATCTTGTCAAtagaaatacaaaaattaatttgaaattacaagGGAAAATGGAATTGGATTGGAAATCTCCAGCATTTCACCTCCCCTAGTGTGGATTGCATCATTTTTATGCATCATGTTCTTAAGCAAATAACATCATCAATTATAACATAATGTAgattttctctttattaatgTAGGAATCTATTTTCTTAACATTCAACTCTCCTCTATGAAATGATTACCTCATtcaattaatctttttttttttttttttgagtaaacagtaatacttattagaacacataagaaaataataataatagtgttttaaactGGGTTTATAATACGTTACATAATTAGAGTACAACAACAAAAGAGTCTAACCATTGTAGTTATGGACTATGGTTATAAACAATGGACACTAGACACACACAACTaatgtgggataaacatccctatttttttttttttttgagtaaacaataatacttattagaacacacacgaaaTGATTAATTGAATTGCACATTATTCAATTAATCTAATTATTcacattaattaaaaagaaaatcataattattatattgataaatatttcatttattcatttaatattaaattgCACCAACACACTAGTTCACCAAATATGGATCTTCATTAATTCTCTGGTAGTTCTCGATTTCTTGCATTGCCTCGTAGATGGAATCTACGCCTTCATTGTAGCATGATTGAGATGCACTAAATCCTCCATTTGCCAAGGATTCTGGATAGTTATTCTGAATGTAGGTATTGTCCAATACAAAGGGTTCAGTCCAAAAGTCACTAAACGATTGTTCAAGTGTTTCCAATGTAGCGAGACTATCTTCTGCAGTCCAATTTATGCCAGATAAAGGTGCATTATCAAAGCTCAAGTATGAGAATTCACTAGAAGATGTTTCTGGGGGTAATTGGGAGCTCTCCTGAACCTGGTAAGAGGGAGAACTGCTTACAGAATTGTCTGTTTCTGTTTTCCTTGCTATATCAACGTCATGTTGGTAAGCTTCATTGGACAGCATTTTCATCTTTGATATTCTAGGATTTTTCTTGGTGCACTTCTTTAGGTGGGCATGCCAGTGGTTTTTTATATCATTATCTGATCTCCCTGGCAAGCTTGCCGCAATCATAGACCatctacaaagaaaaatacatggGGTTTATatagagggttttttttttttttgtttcttcttttcgaTGAATGAGAAGATTTTATTGCATCAAATGTCTAGAGTGCAAAGTTCAAGTAACAGCACCTATTAGCAGAACTGGAACACCAGTATATACACCAAATCTAACTCAATTTCAAAAGTTCATATGTTCGTAGTTTCATTaccatatatatacacatatataagcTCATTGAAAAGTTCATTTTGAatcatttcaaagaaaaactgACTAATTATGGTGACATATCTTGGTTACTTACAGACGCATTTAATGCACACATAAGATGCTTATGAGTATTCACCATGCCAACATGTTTACGCTGAATTCTTCAAAATGAGTGGCATGCGTGAAGTAGGTTATGCTCATAAATATTTGTTATCAAGCATGAAAACATGCAAACAAGAAAAAGCGCATGGAAAGAAGGGGAGATTTTGTAAATATAGTTATGTTTATCCAAATTCTTGTTGAAGAATTAAGAAAGATTTAAGTCTGTACTTATTGCCTAGTTCTTCATGCAATTTGATGATCATaagctcttcttcttctgtgtaGTTTCCTCGTTTTACATCTGGCTGGAGGTAGTTCACCCATCGCAGTCTGCAACTCTTCCCACACCTTGATAAACCTGTAAACCAATGTATAACAAAAAAGGGTTGATTAACATGAAGTACTGTAATGTCATAGGattccaatttattttttttatatttggatTTTCCCAGGAAAGAAAACTATGACAGAAAATGGAAGACAATCATGATAGTCACTAAAGGCAAATCATGCATAAAAAtgaacaataaaagtaaaggaaaatcaTACAAATGTACTTGGATTGATTTCTATCAGCTTCAAAGAGTTTCTTAATTACCTGCAAATTTGGGAAGTTCCCGCCAGTTCCGGTGGCCAAATCTCTGAATATAAGACCTT
This genomic window contains:
- the LOC126694019 gene encoding transcription factor WER-like, yielding MVRAPFYDKNGLKKGAWSVEEDNKLRSYIQRFGHRNWRELPKFAGLSRCGKSCRLRWVNYLQPDVKRGNYTEEEELMIIKLHEELGNKWSMIAASLPGRSDNDIKNHWHAHLKKCTKKNPRISKMKMLSNEAYQHDVDIARKTETDNSVSSSPSYQVQESSQLPPETSSSEFSYLSFDNAPLSGINWTAEDSLATLETLEQSFSDFWTEPFVLDNTYIQNNYPESLANGGFSASQSCYNEGVDSIYEAMQEIENYQRINEDPYLVN